One region of Megalopta genalis isolate 19385.01 chromosome 15, iyMegGena1_principal, whole genome shotgun sequence genomic DNA includes:
- the rols gene encoding zinc-RING finger and ankyrin repeat domain-containing protein rolling pebbles isoform X2: MAPPDRHRPPRPGSGLSLSVLDLAQIRALVESTGMLGGSTCPSCEMPFDKGKKRRLIDSCGHERCYSCLFRSEACPLCLRADFNDEDGLEGPFRDVLAGSSGPMSILAPTDGWIDESSTVNSLCGSPRPRTKVTTRANLPSRVMHQRDADESSLVAKGSRGKQSAQPESSSGSQGRQKLQIMTQSCPTPPNQRKRFFLNPKVLRSSFVPQRSSRRGASSPEPVANDNPSALSVWMTSSWEGKSRWPGVVLGKIKSLWSSSQGTASDGLNQLIEPRSKLTDDEGGCVKPLTSKTRKSSQSDLYMRLGLLLGSNHSRASSNVDTSDLPGAPNRSSAGACQSRVPIQSHDSSAASFSSLTSFETQTLASTNTSPVSTLTGTSSEAEAAAALRCPIKPKSKAKGKSKSRDCDSAGSLASISTSVSASTSMSMSMSVSVSGLSNGSSSPLTPRRHSVNASQAGQSDEPGQSFKNRRSCARRSARTGNVKGAVDAKLRFMQHHATQLTLKPLFFEVPLLETDPLFTGRQWLLHEIESVVNGSSPGVLISGSPGTGKTALVLQLVEHSCFGRRREQSLPSDIAEDLKDKEKPGCATALHAGIRNTNEKVRELAGHVVAYHFCQADNNSTCLVPDLIHSLAAQLCQAPQLISYREYLLSEPHIQGSLSQRECTVDPDLALSRGIIEPLSTLKKMNRLPDSNMVILIDAVCEAEYHRPDRGDTIASFLTRHAPNFPSWLKIICTVRTQLLECAKQLPYTRVSLDKVPNDSTGNNVTRDLSDYIGYRLAQSPAIQTNVTASVNGKAESSCSANQTRFSSHLLALARGSFLFAKLTLDLIESGHLVAKSASYKVLPVSLAQIFQLHFNLRFPTATSFDRVQPLLGVCLAALYPLTLPEIFYSVNSLNTDRFVSWEDFLQRFKMLSGFLVKRLDNTYMFFHPSFREWLMRRDEGESTKFLCDLRLGHAAIAYRLSRLQAPLDGDKALELGHHILKAHVYRGVAPCWPSRDLQAIWLASSTECVSSALCTLRNIYSPNVKVSRLLLLAGASPNHITEYLGNAPALCMYAHEGSVEMVSLLLEFGADVELTNSQGCTALSLAAARGHCDVVRRLAAAGASLGHADMAGQCPLVHAARHGRLSVVGYLLACDWVIPSGESEPENSQEMSREEAAQQAVVAAAAQGHESIVEYLLDMAEVIVDRPDTLIGETALTIAAANGSTATVSALLARGARPTAVNAKGLSPLMLAAREGHWGTAERFLQGTLSSSTDTILDDAVTLLDQRDLAGRTALMLAASEGHTNLIELFLDKGSKLESRDKEGLTALCWACVRGRLTAVQNLIDRGADVNTSDNTGRTPLDLAAFQGNPKLVQLLLEKGAAVEHVDLHGMRPLDRAIGCRNIPVVQCFLRRGAKLGPATWAMAAGKPDVLLILLNKLLEDGNVLYRKNRLKEASHRYAYALRKFPVSPEEDCQGQEHDHMMLQLQTFAQLRLNFLLNLSRCKRKMNECAEAIELADEALKVRPVSYEAFYARAKARVDSGLLEDALSDVQEALQIAPPQNRQDRRVLVALRDEIISRLDGLGTSKGTCDSSNRSRLRASVDTLTEL; this comes from the exons ACCTGGCGCAGATCCGGGCGCTGGTGGAGTCGACGGGGATGCTGGGTGGCTCGACGTGCCCTTCCTGCGAGATGCCGTTCGACAAAGGGAAGAAGCGTCGGCTGATCGACTCCTGCGGACACGAGCGTTGCTACTCGTGCCTGTTCCGGAGCGAGGCCTGCCCGCTGTGCCTCCGCGCGGACTTCAACGACGAGGATGGCCTGGAGGGGCCCTTCAGGGACGTGCTCGCCGGGTCTTCAGGCCCCATGTCCATCCTCGCGCCCACGGACGGCTGGATCGATGAGTCATCGACGGTGAACTCTCTCTGCGGCAGCCCCAGACCACGCACGAAAGTCACCACGAGAGCAAACCTCCCGTCACGAGTCATGCAC CAACGGGACGCCGACGAGTCCTCTTTGGTAGCTAAAGGCTCGAGGGGCAAACAATCGGCTCAGCCGGAGTCCTCCTCGGGGTCTCAGGGCCGACAGAAGCTGCAAATCATGACGCAAA GCTGCCCGACGCCCCCGAATCAAAGGAAAAGGTTCTTCCTGAACCCGAAGGTGCTGAGGAGCTCGTTCGTCCCCCAGAGATCGTCCAGAAGAGGTGCCTCGTCCCCCGAACCCGTCGCCAACGACAACCCCTCCGCCCTTTCAG TTTGGATGACCTCCTCTTGGGAAGGGAAGTCAAGATGGCCGGGTGTAGTGCTGGGGAAAATCAAATCTTTGTGGAGCAGCAGTCAAGGGACGGCGAGCGACGGTCTGAACCAGCTGATCGAGCCGAGGAGCAAACTCACAG ATGACGAGGGCGGCTGCGTGAAGCCCCTGACCTCGAAGACCAGAAAGTCCTCGCAGTCGGACCTGTACATGAGGCTGGGACTCCTGTTGGGCAGCAATCATTCCCGCGCCAGCAGCAACGTGGACACCAGCGACCTCCCCGGAGCCCCGAATCGCTCCAGCGCCGGCGCCTGTCAATCCAGGGTGCCGATTCAAAGTCACGACAGTTCGGCGGCATCGTTCAGCAGCCTGACGAGCTTCGAGACCCAGACCCTCGCTTCGACCAACACCAGCCCGGTCTCCACGTTGACCGGAACGTCCAGCGAAGCCGAGGCCGCCGCTGCCTTGAGATGTCCCATCAAACCGAAGTCGAAGGCCAAGGGCAAGAGCAAGTCCAGGGACTGCGACAGCGCCGGAAGCCTGGCTTCGATTTCGACGTCGGTTTCCGCGTCCACTTCCATGTCCATGTCGATGTCCGTGTCCGTTTCCGGGCTGTCGAACGGCAGCTCCAGCCCCCTAACTCCCAGAAGACATTCCGTGAACGCCTCGCAGGCTGGACAGTCCGACGAGCCTGGACAGTCCTTCAAGAATCGGAGGTCCTGCGCCAGGAGGTCGGCCAGGACCGGAAACGTGAAGGGTGCCGTAGACGCCAAGC TGCGCTTCATGCAACACCACGCGACCCAGCTGACCCTGAAGCCCCTCTTCTTCGAGGTACCCCTCCTGGAAACAGACCCGCTGTTCACCGGTCGCCAATGGCTGTTGCACGAGATCGAGTCCGTGGTGAACGGGTCCAGTCCCGGTGTCCTGATCTCAGGGTCCCCTGGGACCGGCAAGACCGCGTTAGTCCTCCAACTGGTGGAGCACAGTTGCTTCGGCAGAAGGAGGGAGCAATCTCTTCCGTCGGACATCGCGGAAGATCTCAAGGATAAGGAGAAGCCTGGCTGCGCTACTGCCCTGCATGCTGGTATCCGCAATACTAACGAGAAG GTGAGAGAACTGGCTGGCCACGTGGTCGCCTATCACTTCTGCCAAGCGGACAACAACAGCACCTGCCTGGTACCTGATCTGATACACTCTCTGGCAGCTCAGCTCTGCCAAGCTCCTCAGCTGATCTCCTACAGAGAGTACTTGCTCTCCGAACCACACATTCAAGGCTCCTTGTCGCAAAGGGAGTGCACCGTGGACCCTGATCTGGCACTGTCCAGAGGCATCATCGAGCCTTTGTCCACTCTGAAGAAGATGAACAGGCTGCCGGATTCGAACATG GTGATCCTCATCGACGCGGTCTGCGAGGCAGAGTACCACCGACCCGACAGAGGCGACACAATAGCATCCTTTCTGACAAGGCACGCGCCCAACTTTCCCAGCTGGCTGAAGATCATCTGTACAGTTCGGACACAGCTGTTGGAGTGCGCGAAGCAGCTACCCTACACCCGGGTCTCCCTGGACAAGGTCCCGAACGACAGCACCGGGAACAACGTCACCCGGGACCTATCCGATTACATAGGCTACAGGCTGGCCCAGAGTCCCGCCATTCAAACGAACGTCACGGCGTCCGTGAACGGCAAAGCAGAATCGTCTTGCAGCGCGAACCAGACTCGGTTCTCCTCGCACCTGCTGGCGCTGGCCAGGGGCAGCTTTCTCTTCGCCAAGCTGACCCTCGATCTTATCGAGAGCGGACACTTGGTGGCTAAATCCGCCAGCTACAAG GTGCTGCCCGTGTCCCTGGCGCAGATATTCCAGCTACACTTCAATCTAAGGTTCCCGACGGCCACGTCCTTCGACAGGGTCCAGCCTCTTCTCGGCGTTTGCCTGGCCGCGCTGTACCCGCTCACCCTGCCGGAGATCTTCTACTCTGTCAACTCGCTGAACACCGACCGATTCGTTTCATGGGAGGATTTTCTGCAGAGATTCAAA ATGCTCTCTGGCTTCCTCGTGAAACGGCTGGACAACACGTACATGTTCTTCCACCCGTCGTTCAGGGAGTGGTTGATGAGAAGGGATGAGGGAGAATCGACGAAGTTCCTGTGCGACCTGAGGCTGGGTCACGCCGCGATCGCGTACAGGCTGTCGCGGCTCCAGGCACCGTTAGACGGCGACAAAGCGTTGGAACTGGGTCACCACATACTGAAGGCGCACGTTTACAGAGGCGTCGCGCCTTGCTGGCCTTCGCGCGATCTCCAG GCGATCTGGTTAGCATCGTCCACGGAGTGCGTCTCGTCCGCGCTCTGCACCCTGAGGAACATCTACAGCCCGAACGTGAAGGTGTCGAGGTTGCTTTTGCTGGCAGGAGCATCCCCTAACCACATCACCGAGTATCTGGGCAACGCTCCAGCTCTGTGCATGTACGCCCACGAAGGCTCCGTCGAGATGGTGTCCCTGCTGCTAGAATTCGGCGCTGACGTCGAGCTGACGAACAGCCAAGGCTGCACTGCGCTGTCGTTGGCCGCCGCTCGAGGACACTGCGACGTTGTCAGAAG GTTGGCCGCCGCTGGGGCGTCTTTGGGGCACGCGGACATGGCAGGTCAGTGTCCCCTGGTGCACGCTGCAAGGCACGGGAGGCTGTCGGTGGTCGGCTACCTGCTGGCCTGTGATTGGGTGATTCCATCGGGCGAGAGCGAGCCGGAGAACTCGCAGGAAATGAGCAGGGAGGAAGCCGCCCAGCAAGCTGTGGTAGCAGCCGCTGCTCAAGGCCACGAGTCCATCGTCGAATATCTCCTGGACATGGCCGAGGTCATCGTGGACAGGCCCGACACCCTGATCGGCGAGACCGCGCTGACCATAGCAGCTGCGAACGGGTCCACCGCCACGGTTTCCGCTTTGCTAGCTCGCGGTGCTAGACCTACGGCTGTGAACGCCAAAGGACTGTCTCCTTTGATGCTTGCCGCGAGGGAGGGCCACTGGGGAACTGCTGAGAGATTCCTTCAAG GTACGCTGTCCAGCAGCACAGACACGATCCTGGACGATGCTGTGACCCTCCTGGATCAGAGAGACCTCGCTGGACGCACCGCCCTCATGCTAGCCGCGTCCGAAGGTCATACGAACCTGATCGAATTGTTCCTCGACAAGGGCTCCAAGTTGGAGAGCAGGGACAAAGAGGGACTCACTGCCCTTTGTTGGGCCTGCGTCAGGGGAAGGCTCACTGCTGTGCAGAACCTCATCGACAGGGGCGCAGATGTCAACACCAGCGACAACACTGGCAGGACTCCTTTGGACTTGGCTGCGTTCCAG GGCAATCCGAAATTGGTGCAACTGCTGCTGGAAAAGGGAGCCGCGGTGGAACACGTGGACCTTCACGGCATGCGACCATTGGACCGAGCCATAGGCTGCCGAAACATCCCCGTGGTGCAGTGTTTCCTGCGGCGGGGTGCTAAACTGGGCCCGGCCACCTGGGCGATGGCTGCCGGGAAGCCCGACGTGCTTCTGATCCTCTTGAACAAGCTGCTCGAGGACGGGAACGTGCTGTACCGGAAGAACAGGCTGAAGGAGGCGTCGCACAGGTACGCCTACGCCCTGAGGAAGTTCCCCGTGTCGCCGGAGGAAGACTGCCAGGGTCAGGAGCACGACCACATGATGCTGCAGCTGCAGACGTTCGCGCAACTACGGCTGAATTTCTTGCTCAACCTTAGTCGATGCAAGCGCAAGATGAAT GAATGTGCGGAAGCAATCGAGCTCGCTGACGAGGCTCTAAAGGTTCGGCCAGTGTCCTACGAGGCCTTCTACGCCAGGGCGAAGGCTCGCGTCGACTCGGGACTGCTGGAGGATGCTCTGTCCGATGTCCAGGAGGCTCTGCAGATTGCTCCACCCCAGAACAGGCAGGATCGCCGCGTCCTCGTTGCCTTGAGAGATGAGATCATCTCCAGATTGGACGGTTTGGGGACCAGCAAAGGAACCTGCGACTCCTCGAACAGGTCCAGGCTCCGGGCATCGGTGGACACTCTCACGGAGCTATAA